In Phaseolus vulgaris cultivar G19833 chromosome 10, P. vulgaris v2.0, whole genome shotgun sequence, a single genomic region encodes these proteins:
- the LOC137816232 gene encoding uncharacterized protein produces MLSVDGSSNQQGSGAGIVLEGPNGVLIEQALRFAFKANNNQAEYEALIAGMLLAKEMGAQSLVVKSDSQLITGQVTGEFHAKDPQMAAYLKYVEMLRGAFFAFELVHVPREQNARADLLAKLASSGKGGRQRKVIQETLKAPRKFLEDNRVDVLHVCAARGRLRSHRSLTQDTMKAPRISTYTDAPEEGKHAQVCTLVEGGTWMTPYRRYLTDGILPAEPEEGKKIKRNAARYTLVDGMLFMHGFTHPILTCVSGDECNRIMAELHEGICGSHVGGRSLASKVIRASFYWPTVKEDCVRHAQRCKQCQRHADWHKAPPEELRSIYSPWPFHTWGIDILGPFPLAVRQMKYLIVAIEYFTKWIEVEPVAQITAHKVQHFVWKNIVCRFGVPRRLVSDNGTQFASQQLRNLCAEVGIKQVFASVDHPDKWASRVSE; encoded by the coding sequence atgctctcagtggatgggtcctccaaccaGCAGGGGAGTGGTGCGGgcatagtcttggagggacccaacggggTGTTAATTGAGCAAGCCCTACGCTTCGCTTTCAAAGCAAACAACAATCAGGCTGAATATGAGGCGTTAATCGCTGGAATGCTCTTAGCCAAagagatgggtgcgcagagccTTGTGGTAAAGAGTGATTCGCAGTTAATAACAGGACAGGTGACAGGGGAGTTTCAtgcaaaggacccccagatggcggcGTACCTAAAGTATGTAGAGATGCTAAGGGGGGCTTTTTTCGCCTTTGAGCTGGTACATgtcccaagagagcagaatgccagagctgacctgcttgccaagctcgccagctcaggcaaggggggtagacagaggaaagtaatccaagagacgctcaaagctccgcggaAATTcttggaagataacagggtggacgtcctccatGTTTGTGCAGCGAGAGGGAGACTGAGGAGCCATCGTTCTTTGACTCAAGATACGATGAAGGCACCTCGCATCAGCACATATACGGACGCACCCGAAGAAGGAAAGCATGCGCAAGTATGCACTTTGGTCGAGGGAGGCACTTGGATGACACCATACAGGCGGTACCTGACAGACGGGATTCTCCCAGCAGAACCAGAAGAAGGTAAGAAGATTAAGAGGAACGCTGCAAGGTATACCCTGGTAGATGGGATGCTGTTCATGCACGGGTTCACACACCCTATCCTgacgtgcgtaagcggcgacgagtgcaacaggataatggctgaactccacgaaggtatttgtgggagccacgtaggAGGAAGGTCTTTAGCTTCTAAAGTGATACGTGCCAGCTTctactggccaacagtgaaagaggattgcgtgcggcacgcccagcgttgcaagcagtgtcagaggcacgctgattggcacaaggcgccgccagaggagtTGAGATCCATATATAGTCCATGGCcctttcatacgtggggaatcgacatcctaggcccgttcccactggcggTAAGACAGATGAAATACTTGATTGTCgccattgaatatttcaccaagtggatagaggtggagcccgtggcccagattaccgcgcacaaggtgcaacactttgtttggaagaacatcgtgtgtcgcttcgGTGTGCCTAGGCGGCTGGtgtccgacaatggcacccagtttgcaagccaacagctgagaaacctgtgcgcagaggtaggcatcaagcaggtgttcgcatcagtcgatcacccagacaaatgggcaagtagagtcagcgaatag